Proteins from one Anastrepha obliqua isolate idAnaObli1 chromosome 2, idAnaObli1_1.0, whole genome shotgun sequence genomic window:
- the LOC129238091 gene encoding LOW QUALITY PROTEIN: probable cytochrome P450 6a14 (The sequence of the model RefSeq protein was modified relative to this genomic sequence to represent the inferred CDS: deleted 1 base in 1 codon; substituted 1 base at 1 genomic stop codon), producing the protein MYIFFTRAALILDLDVIKIHICISKFSNFQDRGVFSNPRDDPLTGHLFRLEGEQWRAMRNKLTPVFSSGNMKYMLPTVVKVGSELAHACRVALANSPQEAVLELKELCVRYTTDVIGTCAFGIECNSLCDPXAEFGRRGHAVFAEPRHSQLVQTFMLMNPGWARRLHLKFFPDDIIQFYEDVVRQTVELRERDKIKRNDFMDLLIGLNAEDERLVLKSDGIDLSQGLTLMQIVAQAFVFFVAGFDTSSTTMSLCLYELALNPAIQEKVRNEIERVLKSHDNQLSYEALNEMQYLDQALDETLRKYPVVPYLVRKAKEDYLVPNTNEVIDKGCLVVLPLHAIQHDPELYPEPEKFDSDRFKPEVANERHAAAYMPFGKGPRACIGLRFGKMQAKIGLVNSLRHFKFTKSARTQVPLEFNERIFQISAASGIYLKVEALLANREGVI; encoded by the exons ATGTATATCTTCTTTACGCGCGCCGCACTTATACTCGATCTGGATGtgatcaaa atacatatttgcattagtaaattttctaatttccaAGATCGCGGCGTTTTCTCAAATCCCCGCGATGATCCACTCACAGGTCATCTTTTTCGTTTGGAGGGTGAGCAATGGCGTGCTATGCGCAACAAACTGACACCCGTGTTCTCGTCGGGCAACATGAAATACATGCTTCCCACAGTGGTGAAAGTGGGTAGTGAGTTGGCGCACGCTTGCCGGGTGGCACTTGCAAATAGCCCTCAAGAAGCGGTGCTAGAGCTGAAGGAGCTTTGCGTGCGCTACACCACCGATGTCATTGGCACTTGTGCCTTTGGCATTGAATGCAATAGTCTGTGCGATCCATAGGCTGAGTTCGGGCGACGGGGGCATGCCGTCTTCGCCGAGCCGCGTCACTCACAACTCGTGCAAACATTCATGTTGATGAATCCAGGTTGGGCGCGTCGTTTACATTTGAAGTTCTTTCCCGATGACATTATACAGTTCTATGAGGATGTTGTGCGTCAGACAGTGGAGCTCCGAGAGCGTGACAAAATCAAACGCAATGATTTTATGGACTTGTTGATCGGCTTGAATGCAGAGGATGAGCGGTTAGTATTGAAAAGTGATGGCATTGACCTCTCGCAGGGCTTGACTCTCATGCAAATAGTGGCACAAGCGTTCGTCTTTTTTGTGGCCGGCTTTGATACCTCTTCGACAACCATGTCGCTATGTCTCTATGAACTCGCATTGAACCCGGCAATACAGGAGAAGGTACGAAATGAGATCGAACGAGTGCTGAAATCGCATGATAACCAGCTCAGCTACGAAgcattaaatgaaatgcagtaTCTGGATCAAGCGCTGGATG AAACTCTCCGCAAGTACCCCGTGGTGCCATATCTCGTGCGCAAAGCCAAGGAGGACTATTTGGTACCCAACACCAACGAAGTTATCGATAAAGGTTGTCTAGTGGTATTACCTCTCCACGCCATACAGCATGACCCCGAGCTCTATCCTGAGCCGGAAAAGTTTGATTCGGACCGTTTTAAGCCGGAAGTGGCGAACGAGCGGCATGCAGCGGCTTATATGCCATTTGGAAAAGGTCCTCGCGCCTGCATTGGTTTGCGTTTCGGCAAAATGCAGGCGAAAATTGGACTAGTCAATTCGCTACGTCACTTTAAGTTCACCAAGTCAGCACGCACTCAAGTGCCACTGGAGTTCAACGaacgaatttttcaaatatcagcCGCCAGCGGCATATATTTAAAAGTGGAGGCTTTGCTTGCGAACAGAGAAggtgtaatataa
- the LOC129239024 gene encoding probable cytochrome P450 6a13 has protein sequence MSIAVFCTLLAAVVATLYLKLRHHYSYWARRDVPHEVPKFFVGNMSGVGTLYHWKDINERLYKRFKGQSSIIGVYTFLQRAAFIIDPDLIKAILVKDFNCFTDRGLFHNVRDDPLTGNLLFLDGEQWRVLRHKLSPAFTSGKIRFMFPTLVTVGERLIGACQRIMNIGESVELKELCARYTTDVIGEVAFGIECNSLKDPNAIFRRMGRDIVEKPRHSLFVEAFMFTDPKLARQLHLKSFPDDVAEFFMGVVRETITFRETHGVSRNDFMDMMLELKAQRDRLGNADIREDDLTNGLNIEQVAAQAMVFYLAGFETSSTVMSFCIYELALQPDLQEKLRAEIFAVLEKTNGQVTYEAIKEMVYLKKVIAETLRKHPVIPHLVRLTTADYCIPNTDIVLERGMRIFIPIDAIHHDPEIFPEPEKFDPERFTPEAIEKRHPFAYLPFGEGPRNCIGMRFGELQTSIGVIQLLRNFRFKPSARTRVPMVYAKKSFLIAAEGGIHLAVEKLDATI, from the exons ATGTCTATTGCGGTCTTCTGTACGCTGCTAGCCGCAGTCGTCGCCACGCTGTACTTGAAGTTGCGTCACCATTACAGCTATTGGGCGCGTCGCGACGTACCACACGAAGTGCCAAAATTCTTCGTCGGAAATATGAGCGGCGTCGGCACACTCTACCATTGGAAAGATATAAACGAGCGCTTATACAAACGTTTCAAGGGTCAGTCGAGTATAATTGGCGTCTACACTTTCCTCCAGCGTGCCGCCTTCATAATCGATCCCGATCTTATCAAGGCCATTTTAGTAAAGGATTTCAATTGCTTCACTGACCGTGGACTCTTTCACAATGTACGCGATGATCCGCTTACCGGCAATCTGCTGTTTTTGGATGGCGAGCAGTGGCGCGTACTGCGTCACAAGCTGTCGCCCGCCTTCACCAGCGGCAAGATACGTTTCATGTTCCCCACTCTGGTAACGGTGGGTGAGCGACTTATTGGCGCTTGTCAACGCATAATGAATATAGGTGAGAGCGTGGAATTGAAGGAGCTCTGCGCACGCTACACCACCGATGTGATCGGTGAGGTGGCTTTTGGCATTGAATGCAACAGCTTGAAGGATCCGAATGCGATATTTCGGCGCATGGGACGCGATATTGTCGAAAAGCCGCGTCATTCGCTATTCGTGGAGGCATTCATGTTCACAGATCCAAAACTAGCGCGTCAATTGCATTTGAAAAGCTTTCCCGATGATGTAGCCGAGTTTTTTATGGGCGTGGTGCGCGAAACAATAACGTTTAGAGAAACGCATGGCGTGAGTCGCAATGATTTTATGGATATGATGTTGGAGTTGAAAGCGCAGCGTGACCGCTTGGGAAATGCGGATATCAGAGAGGATGATCTGACGAACGGTTTAAATATCGAGCAAGTGGCCGCACAAGCGATGGTATTCTACTTGGCGGGCTTTGAAACCTCATCCACCGTTATGTCATTCTGCATTTACGAATTGGCGCTACAACCCGATTTGCAAGAGAAATTGCGCGCAGAAATTTTCGCGGTTTTGGAAAAAACCAATGGGCAGGTGACCTATGAGGCGATCAAAGAAATGGTTTATCTGAAAAAAGTGATAGCAG AAACGCTCCGCAAGCACCCCGTCATACCGCATCTGGTACGCCTCACCACCGCAGACTATTGCATACCCAATACCGATATCGTGCTGGAACGTGGCATGCGCATCTTCATACCCATAGACGCGATACATCACGATCCAGAAATCTTCCCCGAACCAGAGAAATTCGATCCCGAACGCTTTACTCCAGAGGCTATTGAAAAGCGCCATCCGTTTGCCTATTTACCTTTCGGCGAAGGTCCAAGAAATTGCATCGGCATGCGTTTTGGTGAATTGCAAACCTCAATTGGGGTCATACAATTGCTGCGCAATTTCAGATTCAAACCATCTGCGCGTACCAGAGTGCCAATGGTGTATGCGAAGAAGAGTTTCCTAATAGCCGCCGAGGGTGGCATACATCTGGCAGTGGAGAAGTTGGACGCAACTATTTGA